From a region of the Marmota flaviventris isolate mMarFla1 chromosome 13, mMarFla1.hap1, whole genome shotgun sequence genome:
- the Klhl9 gene encoding kelch-like protein 9: MKVSLGNGEMGVSAHLQPCKAGTTRFFTSNTHSSVVLQGFDQLRIEGLLCDVTLVPGDGDEIFPVHRAMMASASDYFKAMFTGGMKEQDLMCIKLHGVNKVGLKKIIDFIYTAKLSLNMDNLQDTLEAASFLQILPVLDFCKVFLISGVSLDNCVEVGRIANTYNLIEVDKYVNNFILKNFPALLNTGEFLKLPFERLAFVLSSNSLKHCTELELFKAACRWLRLEDPRMDYAAKLMKNIRFPLMSPQDLINYVQTVDFMRTDNTCVNLLLEASNYQMMPYMQPVMQSDRTAIRSDSTHLVTLGGVLRQQLVVSKELRMYDERAQEWRSLAPMDAPRYQHGIAVIGNFLYVVGGQSNYDTKGKTAVDTVFRFDPRYNKWMQVASLNEKRTFFHLSALKGHLYAVGGRSAAGELATVECYNPRMNEWSYVAKMSEPHYGHAGTVYGGLMYISGGITHDTFQNELMCFDPDTDKWTQKAPMTTVRGLHCMCTVGDKLYVIGGNHFRGTSDYDDVLSCEYYSPTLDQWTPIAAMLRGQSDVGVAVFENKIYVVGGYSWNNRCMVEIVQKYDPEKDEWHKVFDLPESLGGIRACTLTVFPPEENPGSPSRESPLSAPSDHS, from the coding sequence ATGAAAGTGTCTCTCGGTAACGGAGAAATGGGCGTCTCTGCCCACTTGCAGCCTTGCAAGGCTGGAACCACACGATTTTTTACCAGCAATACTCATAGTTCGGTGGTATTGCAAGGCTTTGATCAGCTTAGAATAGAAGGATTGCTTTGTGATGTGACTCTGGTACCTGGTGATGGAGATGAAATCTTCCCTGTCCACAGAGCTATGATGGCGTCTGCTAGTGATTATTTCAAGGCAATGTTCACTGGTGGGATGAAAGAACAAGATTTAATGTGCATTAAGCTTCATGGAGTGAACAAGGTTGgtctgaaaaaaattattgattttatttatactgCAAAACTTTCTCTTAATATGGACAATCTTCAGGACACACTTGAAGCTGCCAGCTTTTTACAAATTTTACCTGTTTTGGACTTCTGTAAAGTCTTTCTCATATCAGGAGTTTCTTTAGATAACTGTGTTGAAGTTGGACGAATTGCTAACACCTACAATCTTATAGAAGTGGATAAATATGTTAATAATTTCATCCTGAAGAACTTTCCTGCTTTATTGAATACAGGAGAATTTCTAAAACTCCCTTTTGAACGGCTTGCCTTTGTACTTTCCAGTAATAGTCTTAAGCACTGTACTGAACTTGAACTCTTCAAGGCTGCCTGCCGCTGGCTGAGGTTGGAAGATCCTCGAATGGATTATGCTGCAAAATTAATGAAGAATATTCGATTTCCACTAATGTCACCACAGGACCTCATCAACTATGTGCAGACAGTAGATTTCATGAGAACAGACAATACCTGCGTGAATTTGCTTTTGGAAGCCAGCAATTACCAAATGATGCCATATATGCAGCCAGTGATGCAGTCAGACAGAACTGCCATTCGGTCTGACTCCACCCACTTGGTTACATTAGGAGGAGTTTTGAGGCAGCAGCTGGTTGTCAGTAAAGAATTACGAATGTATGATGAAAGGGCACAGGAGTGGAGATCTTTAGCTCCCATGGATGCTCCTCGTTACCAGCATGGCATTGCTGTCATTGGAAACTTCCTTTATGTAGTTGGTGGTCAGAGTAATTATGATACGAAAGGAAAAACTGCTGTTGATACAGTTTTCAGATTTGATCCTCGGTATAATAAATGGATGCAGGTGGCATCATTAAATGAAAAGCGTACATTCTTCCACTTGAGTGCCCTCAAAGGACATTTGTATGCAGTTGGTGGGCGCAGTGCAGCTGGTGAGTTGGCCACAGTTGAATGTTACAATCcacgaatgaatgaatggagcTATGTTGCAAAAATGAGTGAACCACACTATGGCCATGCTGGAACAGTGTATGGAGGCTTAATGTATATTTCAGGAGGAATTACCCATGACACCTTTCAAAATGAGCTCATGTGTTTCGACCCAGATACAGATAAATGGACACAGAAGGCTCCAATGACTACAGTCAGAGGTCTGCATTGCATGTGTACAGTTGGAGACAAGCTCTATGTCATTGGTGGCAACCATTTCCGAGGAACAAGTGATTACGATGATGTTCTAAGCTGTGAATACTATTCACCAACCCTTGACCAGTGGACACCAATTGCTGCTATGTTAAGAGGTCAAAGTGATGTTGGAGTTgctgtttttgaaaataaaatctatgttGTTGGTGGATATTCTTGGAATAATCGCTGTATGGTAGAAATTGTCCAGAAATATGACCCAGAAAAGGATGAGTGGCATAAAGTTTTTGATCTTCCAGAGTCACTTGGTGGCATTCGAGCTTGTACCCTCACAGTTTTTCCACCTGAAGAAAACCCTGGGTCACCATCTAGAGAATCGCCTCTTTCAGCACCATCAGATCATTCTTAG